GACGCCACGCGCGCGTTCCTCAACCTGGGCGGCATCGCCAACGTGAGCGTCGTGGGCGAGCACGTGGACGACACGCTCGCGTTCGACACCGGGCCCGCGAACATGGTGCTGGACGGCCTGGCGCGCCGGGTGACGCAGGGCCAGCTCGGGTGTGACCGGGACGGGAGCCTGTCCTCCCGGGGCCAGGTGATTCCGGGGCTCCTGGAGGAGCTGCTCGCGCATCCGTTCCTCGCGCGTCCCCCACCGCGCAGCGCGGGCCGCGAGGGCTTTGGCGAGGCGCTGGTGGACCGGCTCTGGGAGGCGGCCCCGGAGCGGCCCCACGACCTGATGGCCACCGCGCGCGCCTTCACCGTGGAGGCCACCGCGCGCGCCTTCGAGACCTGGGTGCACCCCCGCTTCCCCCGGCTGGAGGCGGTGTATGCCTCCGGGGGTGGGACACGGAACCCGGTGCTCATGGCGGACCTGCGGGCGCGGCTGGCCCCGGTGCCGCTGGAGCGGCTGGACGTGCTGGGCTTCCCCGAGGAGGCGAAGGAGGCGGCCCTCTTCGCCCTGCTCGCGGCCGAGCACCGGGCCGGGACGCCCGCGAATGTTCGCCCCGCAACTGGCGCAATGCGCCGAGTCGTTCTAGGTAAGCTGACACCGTGAGCAGCGTGAACCTGATGGCCCGCGAAGTGGCCGCGAAGATCGTCTTCTACGGCCCCGGCCTGTCGGGGAAGACGACGACCCTGCGAAAGGTCTACGAGACCGTTCGCCCGGCCCACCGCGGCGAGATGATGTCCATCGCCACCGAGGGCGACCGGACGCTCTTCTTCGACTTCCTGCCCGTGAAGGTGGAGCGCGTGGGCGACTGCTCCGTGCGCCTGGCCCTCTACACCGTGCCCGGACAGGTCTTCTACAACGCCACCCGCAAGCTGGTGCTCCAGGGCGCGGACGGCGTCGTGTTCGTGGCGGACTCGCAGGCGGAGGCCATGGACGCCAACCGCGAGTCCCTGGCCAACCTGGAGGAGAACCTCCTGGAGAACGGCATCCGGTTGGACCGCTTTCCGCTGGTGATGCAGTGGAACAAGCGGGACCTGGACAGCGTCCTCTCCGTGGAGGAGCTGCGCCGGGAGCTCAACCCGCGCGGCGTCCCCGACTTCGAGTCGGCCGCCACCAGTGGCCGCGGCGTGATGGACACGCTCAAGACCATCACCCGGCTGGTCATCAAGGACCTGCGCGCCAAGCGCATCGTGCCGCCGCCCCGCCCCGCGCCGCCCCCGCCCGGCAGCGCCCCCGCGGGCCTGGAGGCGCAGCTCGCGCAGCACCTGCACCACCGCCAGCCTCCGGCCGCGACGCCGCCCGCCTCCACGGGCTCCACCGCCGCCGCCATCTCCGCCACGCCCGTGCCCCGCACGCTGACGGCACCGGCCCCGCCCCGCGTGGAGCCCGCCGCCGTGCCCGTCGTCTCCGCGAACACGGGCAGCAAGGTGCTGGGGCCCACGAGCGCGCTGGCGCCCGGGGACCTCTTCGACCACGCCCGGGCCGCGGAGGCCGCCTTCATCGCCGGGGACTACACCACCTGCGTCACCGCCTGCACCGACGCCGTCCGGCGCGCCATGGCGTTCGCGGGTGAGGGCTCCCTGGCGCAGCAGGCCTTCCTGCTCCACGTGGACGGCTCGGACCTGCTGCGGCTGCAGGGCCTGTCCACGCTGCCGCAGCTGCGCGTGGACGACGCGGCCTTCGCGCTCTACGTCCTGATGCAGGTCTTCGTGCGGCTCAACGCCGTGGGACTTCCGACCGCCGGGTGACGGGACGGCCGGGGCACGGCTTCAAGCCGTGCCCACCGGCCCCACGTCAGCGCGGATACGCGAGCTCCAGCAGCCCCATGCGGTGCAGCTTCGCCAGCGTCTTGAGCGTCTCCAGCTCGCGCGCGGGGCTGGCCAGCACCAGCGTGGACACGTCCCACGTCCCGCTGATGAGCCCGGCGATCTGCCGCTCCTCCGGCTTGAGCATCACCATCGTCTGCGGGGATTGGATGAGCCGCGGCACCACCAGCGGCGGCAGGTCCGCGTAGAGCGCGGCCACGTGCTCGCGCTGCACCAGGCGCGCGAACTCGCGCACGCGCCGGTCCGCGGGGTCGCTGGCCAGCAGGGACGCGCACACGATGCCGGCCGCGTCGTACTGGCCCTCGCGCATCAGCACCGCGCCCTTCTCCAGCATCTCCGCCACCGGATCCGCTTCCACCTGCGGCGCGCCGTCCACCTCCACCAGCTTCGCGCGCAAGAGCTCGTGCACCCGGCGCGTCACCGACGAGCGCGACACGCCCATGGACAGCCGCAGCCGCCCCAGGTTCTGCGGCGTCGTCGTCAGCGCCAGGATGATCCGGTGCATCAGGGGCTGGCTGGGGCTGGGCGGAGAGAGCGCCTTCACGCTCAGCGCGTCGATGGGCAGCGCCTTGTCCACGTCCCCCTGCTCGTCCACCCAGCGCAGGGATTCGAAGAGCAGCTCGCGGATGCTCATGTCGGACGGCACCCAGTCCTCACCGGTGCGGTCCGCGTCCTCCGTCCAGTGGAACGTGCCCTGCCCCGCGATGGTCAGGTCCGTCATCGCCGCGAACAGCTCCTCGCGGCCCAAATCCCTCACCCATCTCGCCTGCACGCCGTGCGCGTCGAAGGCCGCGTCCACGTCCGGCGTGCGCGCCAGCTCGTCGAAGGCAGCCAGCACGCGCGTGCCCGTGGCCAGCTTCGGCAGCGACAGCAGGCGGGCCACCCGGCCGCGCAGCCCTTCGCTCGCGGTGGCGCCCACCTGGCCGGACAGGAGGAACAACTTGCGCTCGCCTGCTTCCCACGACAGCTGCAACGTCCCCGTCTTGCGGGAGCTGTCCAGCCATTGAAGGAACTCGGGGAGCGGGTAGCTGAAGAGGTCGCCGTGGATGGCCATGCGTGTCGGATTCGAGGATACAGTCCCGGGCCGTGCGCGTCGCGGTCCTGTTCATCGATGGGGTGGGCATCGGACGGAAGGACCCGGCCGTGAACCCGCTCGCGGACCG
This genomic stretch from Corallococcus caeni harbors:
- a CDS encoding DUF4388 domain-containing protein — protein: MAIHGDLFSYPLPEFLQWLDSSRKTGTLQLSWEAGERKLFLLSGQVGATASEGLRGRVARLLSLPKLATGTRVLAAFDELARTPDVDAAFDAHGVQARWVRDLGREELFAAMTDLTIAGQGTFHWTEDADRTGEDWVPSDMSIRELLFESLRWVDEQGDVDKALPIDALSVKALSPPSPSQPLMHRIILALTTTPQNLGRLRLSMGVSRSSVTRRVHELLRAKLVEVDGAPQVEADPVAEMLEKGAVLMREGQYDAAGIVCASLLASDPADRRVREFARLVQREHVAALYADLPPLVVPRLIQSPQTMVMLKPEERQIAGLISGTWDVSTLVLASPARELETLKTLAKLHRMGLLELAYPR
- a CDS encoding anhydro-N-acetylmuramic acid kinase is translated as MRPATPPSPSLPPRLCVGVLSGTSVDAADAALCRVEGTGAGVALQLLAHVSHPFSPDLVARVLGPQDARSLCALNFELGERFAEAVLAVIARAGVKPGDIHVVGSHGQTMAHLPSDLSPIASTLQIGEADVIAERTGLPVVSDFRTRDMAVGGQGAPLVPYLDWAVFRNRERPDATRAFLNLGGIANVSVVGEHVDDTLAFDTGPANMVLDGLARRVTQGQLGCDRDGSLSSRGQVIPGLLEELLAHPFLARPPPRSAGREGFGEALVDRLWEAAPERPHDLMATARAFTVEATARAFETWVHPRFPRLEAVYASGGGTRNPVLMADLRARLAPVPLERLDVLGFPEEAKEAALFALLAAEHRAGTPANVRPATGAMRRVVLGKLTP
- a CDS encoding ADP-ribosylation factor-like protein; this encodes MSSVNLMAREVAAKIVFYGPGLSGKTTTLRKVYETVRPAHRGEMMSIATEGDRTLFFDFLPVKVERVGDCSVRLALYTVPGQVFYNATRKLVLQGADGVVFVADSQAEAMDANRESLANLEENLLENGIRLDRFPLVMQWNKRDLDSVLSVEELRRELNPRGVPDFESAATSGRGVMDTLKTITRLVIKDLRAKRIVPPPRPAPPPPGSAPAGLEAQLAQHLHHRQPPAATPPASTGSTAAAISATPVPRTLTAPAPPRVEPAAVPVVSANTGSKVLGPTSALAPGDLFDHARAAEAAFIAGDYTTCVTACTDAVRRAMAFAGEGSLAQQAFLLHVDGSDLLRLQGLSTLPQLRVDDAAFALYVLMQVFVRLNAVGLPTAG